Within Triticum dicoccoides isolate Atlit2015 ecotype Zavitan chromosome 1B, WEW_v2.0, whole genome shotgun sequence, the genomic segment CGGTGAGTTTTATCATATCTGAAGATTGAACTAAGGGGAAAATGTTTACTGAGGGACATGAACAACAGACCTCTTGCACGGGCTTAGTGTGGTCCTTTGGGTCCACAAAGTCTGTGCATCCAAATTTCTTAGCTGAAAAATAATGTAGTACATCATGTTGTTAGGTTCAGTGTTCTATCAATCCAAAAACATTTGCCAAGACATCCTTGTTTTCAGACTATTGTACCTTGTTCGTATTTTGCAGGGTTCAAATCCACACCAATGATCCTTGATGCCCCAGACATCCTGGCCCCTTCCATGGCCTGCCCATATCAGAAGCATACAGTCATTATTCATGGTTATAGCACATAATTCTCTTCAGCCTGCAAAAATATGGCGTGGAAGAAAAACTCACAGCAAGTCCTACAGCTCCAAGACCGAAAATCGCCACCGTGGAACCCTTTTTTGGTTTTGCGACATTGAGCGTAGCACCAAGTCCTGAAGAAAAATGACAACTCAGCAACTAAATCGAGGCATCCTATACCATTGTGCTTCATTTGGAAACAATGGCATGTGACGAGCTATTATATCAGTCTTACCAGTAGAGATGCCACAGCTGAGAACACAAACTTTGTCGAGGGGCGCCTCGGGGTTGATCTTCGCGAGGCAACCAACATGGATGACGGTGTACTCGCTGAAGGTGGAGGTCCCGACGAAGTGGAAAATCGGCTTCCCATTAATGGTGAAGCGAGACTGGCCATCGCCGATCATCACGCCACGATCCACGTTAATCCTGAGGAGATCACAAAGGTTGCTCTCCTCTGATTTGCAGTGGGCACAGTCCTTGCACTCGCCGGTGAACACCGGGAGGACATGGTCGCCCGGCACAAGCTCGGTCACGCCTTCTCCGACGCTCTCGACGATGCTGCGACAAAGAAGCTATTTGGTGAAAAGAGATGCCAGAAAAGATAAACTATGAAGATCTGTGTTGAGGATGACTATAATTAGAAGCCAGAGAGAATAAACTATGTATGATTTAGGATTCCGGATTCAAGATTCCGGATTCTGTGTTGAGGATGACTCAGGATGACTACAATTAGAAGCAGAGGATTCAAGATTCCTCCTCCAAGCAACAAAACTGAGACAGAATAAAACAGAGAAAGAGAGGATGCATATCTACCCTCCAGCTTCATGACCCAAGATCCTAGGGAAAACCGGAGTTTGACCCTGCACAAATCCAAGCACAACATCACAAAATTTAATTAGCCACTGCCCAGTGATGCATCACTGCAATTACCCAATAGCAAAACACAAACCCGTGAGATACGTATACAATTGTTATTGTGGATACCTTGGCTTCCCAGAAGTAGACGTCGGTGTGGCAGAGGGCGGTGTAGAGGATCTTGACGCGCACCTCCATGGCCTGCGGCggcgccacctccacctcctcgatCGACAGCGGCTTCCCGGCCTCCCATGCCACCGCCGCTGCAACCAACCGCACAATTCAGACCTCCATCCGTCCATAAAACATCAACCAATATCAGATGAAACCAACCGCACGATATCCCAgaaacaaacctttgcacttgatcACCTTCCCGGCGGTCGCCATCCCTGTCGCtggaagaagaagagaaagatggatctttGTTGCTGTTTCTGCTTTGCAGTTCGTTGCTAGATTTTGGTGAGGGACGAAGGTCGGGCTGAGACCTGTATATATACTGCTGGTGCTG encodes:
- the LOC119349332 gene encoding alcohol dehydrogenase 3-like is translated as MATAGKVIKCKAAVAWEAGKPLSIEEVEVAPPQAMEVRVKILYTALCHTDVYFWEAKGQTPVFPRILGHEAGGIVESVGEGVTELVPGDHVLPVFTGECKDCAHCKSEESNLCDLLRINVDRGVMIGDGQSRFTINGKPIFHFVGTSTFSEYTVIHVGCLAKINPEAPLDKVCVLSCGISTGLGATLNVAKPKKGSTVAIFGLGAVGLAAMEGARMSGASRIIGVDLNPAKYEQAKKFGCTDFVDPKDHTKPVQEVLVEMTNGGVDRAVECTGHIAAMIAAFECVHDGWGVAVLVGVPHKEAVFKTYPMNFLNERTLKGTFFGNYKPRTDLPEVVEMYMRKELELEKFITHSVPFSQINTAFDLMLKGEGLRCIMRMDQ